GTTATATTTTATATTTAACAATTCAAATCTCTATATCAAAAATCAAATTTAACAAAAGGAGGTGTGACATGTACCTTGGTGAAATTGCTCGGATTAAAATGGGGCTCGTGCTTTCCAGAAAAAAGGCTGAAATAGACTTGGAAGCTGTAGCGGAATATCCGATGATATCTCTTAAAAACATCCAGGAAGACGGTACGTTTACAGAGGATCCCGTCGAGAGTTTCAAGAGCAAGGAAATCATCGGCAATGAGTTTTTCACCCGTGAGGGAAATATACTTGTTCGTCTCAGTCATCCCAATACAGCGGTGTTGATTGACAAGGAGCAAGAGGGTCTGCTCATTCCTTCTTACTTTGCAAATGTTGAAATTATCGACACGAATGTATTGCCAGGCTATGTTGCATGGTTCTTGAACACCGATAAGGTAAAAGGGGAATTGTTAAAAAGCCAGACGGGAACCCATATTCCTAGCACCAACAAACAGATTTTGGAAAAGATATCGATTCCTGAACTGGATTTGGATAAACAGCAAAAGATTACAGATATACAGCAATTATATCGAAAGGAAAAGCGTTTGTATCAAAAACTAATGGCTGAAAAGGAAAAGTTCTATAAGGCGGTTACTTATTCAATCATAAAAATGAACGAAGGGTGAAGGAGAAACATGGAAAAAACAACGCAAGCTTATATCAACTCGGTTCTTTGGCAAGCATGTGACACATTCAGGGGAAAAATTGACTCCAGCATATACAAAGATTACGTGCTGGTCATGCTGTTCGTTAAATATCTGAGCGATACATACAAAGAAAGGCTTGAAGAGTACACCAAACGATATAACGGTGATCAGGAACGGATTAAGCGGGCAATGTCCAGGGAACGGTTTATCCTTGATGAATACTCCACGTTTGACTACATATACAGCAAGCGGAATGACCCCGAAATCGGCGTGATCATCAACAAGGCGTTGGAACGTTTGGAGAATGAAAACACAGGAAAATTGCGGGGTGTGTTCCGCAATATCGATTTCAACTCCGAGGCGATCCTGGGCAAAACCAAGGAAAGAAACGCCATGCTGAAAACGCTTCTGGAGGATTTCGCGAAGCTGGATCTGCGTCCTTCGGTGCTTGAGGATGAGGATATTATCGGGAACGCGTATCAATATATGATCAATTTGTTTGCCAGTGATGCTGGCAAAAAAGGCGGTGAGTTTTTTACACCGCCAGAGGTATCTGAACTTCTTGCCAGATTGGTAAAACCCCAAGAAAATGATCGGATTTATGACCCCACTTGCGGTTCGGGTTCTCTTTTGATTCGGGTGGTCAGACAAGTGCCAAACCGAAAAGTGGCGGTATATGGGCAAGAGCGGAACGGTCAAACGCATTCCCTGGCGTTGATGAACATGTATCTGCATGGCATTGATGATGCCAAGATTGAATGGGGTGACACCTTGGCTAATCCGCTTCATTTGGAAGACGGCAAGTTGATGAAATTCCAGGTGATCGTCGCCAATCCCCCATTCTCGCTCGACAAATGGGCGATGGGTTTCGCGGGGGAAGGCAATACCGACGAGAAGTTCAAAATGGAGGCAAGCCTTGACCCTTATGGGCGTTTTTCCTGGGGAGTGCCGCCCGCATCCAAAGGAGATTACGCCTTCGTCCTGCACATTCTTCATTCGCTTGCGGAAAACGGCCGTGCGGCGGTCATCCTTCCTCATGGCGTGCTGTTTAGAGGAGCGAGCGAGGCGAAAATTCGGGAGGAAATCATCAAGCATAATTTGTTGGATGCCGTTATTGGGTTGCCCGAAAACTTGTTCTTTGGAACAGGCATTCCCGCTTGCGTGATGGTCTTCAAGAAGAATCGAACGAGAAAAGAAGTTCTGTTTATTGATGCCTCGGGAGAAGGAAACTACGAAAAGGGCAAAAACCAGAACAAGCTCAGGAAGCAGGATATCCAGAAGATTGTTGAAACGTATGAGAAGTACGAAACGATCGACAAATATTCTTACGTTGCGACCATCGAGGAGATCAAAGAGAACGACTACAACCTGAACATTCCGCGATATGTTGATACGTTTGAGGAAGAGGAAATGGTTGATATGGATGCGGTGAAGGAGAACATTTCCAATATTAAGCGGGAGCTTCAGGAAGTAGAGCGGCAGATGGAAAAGTATTTGGAAGAGCTGGGGTTGTAGGGTTATGACTTTCGAAGAAAACTTTAAAACTACCTTGTTAAAAGTATGGGAGAATGAGTATACTGATTCATTCGGTGTATCTAGGGCTTTAAATAAATCCCATATTTATTTTGAGTATACATCTATTTTTACAAGACGTGAATGGAATACCTATTCAGCTATTCTCCATATTAGAACTCCGTATGACAATATAAAAGTGTTGGAGGAAAATAAAGATAAGATTTTTAGAATAGCTGAAAGGATTTTTGGAAAGCAGGATGACTACTATCTAACCGATATATCAATTGATGTTCTAATTGAGCAATTTGAAGTAGTCGATTTTTCGTTACTTGGAAAAACCGAAACAATAAGACGTGCAATTAGTGACGCGGAATCATTCATGAAGGAGGGGAAGTACTCTTCAGCAATAGATAGGGTGCACACTTCATTGCATGGGTACTTACGTCTGCTGTTAGATACGAAGAAGGTTTCCTATGAAGAAAGCGATACTCTGATGCAATTATATAGTAAACTCCATAATAGTTTGGATCCGATTGAAAATAAAGAGATCAATAATTTAATAAAATCAACTATCAGAAGTGCGTCTGCTGTAATTGATTCGATAAATACAATTAGGAATAAACATTCATTGTCTCATCCAAATGAAGAAATAGTAGGTGAATCTGAAGCTAAACTAGTAATAGGGATCTGTAAAGTACTGTTTGATTATATTGAGGGAAGGACGTAAGAAGAATGGGAGCAAAGTATATAAATAAAGTCGAAGATTCAACTGGATACAAAAAAACAAAAATAGGTGTATTACCTTCTGATTGGGAAGTAAAGAAATTGAGTGATGTTTCTTGTATAAATCGGGAGAGCTTAAATGGAAATATAGACGCCGACTATGAGTTTTATTATTATGATCTGTCTTGTGTTGATAATGGTAAAATTTATAAACCAAACAATAAAATCAAATTTAAAGAAGCTCCGTCAAGGGCTAGAAGAGTGTTTCAAAAAAACGACATATTATTTAGTATGGTAAGACCATACTTGAAAGGATTTGCTTATATTGATTTTGAATGCAAAGATTGCATTTGTTCTACTGGTTTTTCAGTAATTTCAAGCAATAAGGCGAATGATGCGAAATTTATTTATTATAACCTGTTTGGAACAGTGATCGAAAATCAGGTAAATAAACTTTTAGTAGGTTCAAATTATCCAGCAATTAATAGTTCAGATGTCGAAAACTTGAAAATACCATATCCTAAATTAGATATGGAAAGGGAAAAAATCGGAAATATCCTCTCAACCTGGGACAAAGCCATCGAGCTGAAAGAGAAACTGATTGAGCAAAAAAAAGAGCAGAAAAAGGGCTTGATGCAGAGGTTGTTGACAGGAAAGGTCAGGTTGCCAGGTTTTGAAGGGGAATGGGAGGAGGTTCAAGTTAAAGATGTTTGTGAAATTGGAAGAGGGAGAGTCATTAGCAAAAAAGAGATTGAACAAAACCAAGGTATATACCCTGTCTATTCTTCACAAACATCAAATAATGGAGAAATTGGTCGTATAAATACTTATGATTATGATGGGGAATACATCACTTGGACAACTGATGGAGTAAATGCTGGGACAGTTTTCTATAGAA
This region of Carboxydocella sporoproducens DSM 16521 genomic DNA includes:
- a CDS encoding restriction endonuclease subunit S; amino-acid sequence: MYLGEIARIKMGLVLSRKKAEIDLEAVAEYPMISLKNIQEDGTFTEDPVESFKSKEIIGNEFFTREGNILVRLSHPNTAVLIDKEQEGLLIPSYFANVEIIDTNVLPGYVAWFLNTDKVKGELLKSQTGTHIPSTNKQILEKISIPELDLDKQQKITDIQQLYRKEKRLYQKLMAEKEKFYKAVTYSIIKMNEG
- a CDS encoding type I restriction-modification system subunit M — protein: MEKTTQAYINSVLWQACDTFRGKIDSSIYKDYVLVMLFVKYLSDTYKERLEEYTKRYNGDQERIKRAMSRERFILDEYSTFDYIYSKRNDPEIGVIINKALERLENENTGKLRGVFRNIDFNSEAILGKTKERNAMLKTLLEDFAKLDLRPSVLEDEDIIGNAYQYMINLFASDAGKKGGEFFTPPEVSELLARLVKPQENDRIYDPTCGSGSLLIRVVRQVPNRKVAVYGQERNGQTHSLALMNMYLHGIDDAKIEWGDTLANPLHLEDGKLMKFQVIVANPPFSLDKWAMGFAGEGNTDEKFKMEASLDPYGRFSWGVPPASKGDYAFVLHILHSLAENGRAAVILPHGVLFRGASEAKIREEIIKHNLLDAVIGLPENLFFGTGIPACVMVFKKNRTRKEVLFIDASGEGNYEKGKNQNKLRKQDIQKIVETYEKYETIDKYSYVATIEEIKENDYNLNIPRYVDTFEEEEMVDMDAVKENISNIKRELQEVERQMEKYLEELGL
- a CDS encoding abortive infection family protein, which encodes MTFEENFKTTLLKVWENEYTDSFGVSRALNKSHIYFEYTSIFTRREWNTYSAILHIRTPYDNIKVLEENKDKIFRIAERIFGKQDDYYLTDISIDVLIEQFEVVDFSLLGKTETIRRAISDAESFMKEGKYSSAIDRVHTSLHGYLRLLLDTKKVSYEESDTLMQLYSKLHNSLDPIENKEINNLIKSTIRSASAVIDSINTIRNKHSLSHPNEEIVGESEAKLVIGICKVLFDYIEGRT
- a CDS encoding restriction endonuclease subunit S, with amino-acid sequence MGAKYINKVEDSTGYKKTKIGVLPSDWEVKKLSDVSCINRESLNGNIDADYEFYYYDLSCVDNGKIYKPNNKIKFKEAPSRARRVFQKNDILFSMVRPYLKGFAYIDFECKDCICSTGFSVISSNKANDAKFIYYNLFGTVIENQVNKLLVGSNYPAINSSDVENLKIPYPKLDMEREKIGNILSTWDKAIELKEKLIEQKKEQKKGLMQRLLTGKVRLPGFEGEWEEVQVKDVCEIGRGRVISKKEIEQNQGIYPVYSSQTSNNGEIGRINTYDYDGEYITWTTDGVNAGTVFYRKGKFNCTNVCGTLKLLRHDIDARYFSLMLQGETDKYVVRHGNPKLMNNVMAIITVRIFNNYEYQKFICDIFDMADREITLLEQEVEALKQQKKGLMQLLLTGKVRVKC